The following nucleotide sequence is from Micromonospora sp. WMMD1120.
CGTCGGTCAGTCCGACGGTGACCGGCAGAACGGTGCGCTGCCCTCCGACGTGGACGGTCACCAGTGCCGAGCCGGCGTCCCGGAGCGCGGTGACGGTCAGGTTGCCGTCGTCGGTGGGAGTGATCCGCAGCAGGTCCCGGTCGTAGTCGACTGTCACGTCGCCCGGCTCGATCGGCGCGGTGTCGCCCTCGGCGTCGTACCCGACCACGCCGAGGACCGCGGTGCCGTCGCGGCCGGTGAGGCCGACCCGCGGCACCGTGGTGCCGACCCGGGCCAGCGGGCCGAGCACTGTGAGGTTCAGCGAGCCGGTGGCCCGGCCCCGCGCGGCGGTGACCGTCCCGGCCCCCGGCGCGCCGGCACGGAAGACACCGTCGCGGTCGACCCGGCCGCGTACCGCCGGGGTGACCCGCCAGTCGGGCGCGCCGGCCGCCGGGCCGTACGTCTCGTCGTAGCCGGCGGCGGTGAGGGTGCGGGTCAGTCCGGGGAAGACCCGGTCGGGCCGGCCACCGCGCACCGGCGAGACGCCCGGGGCGGCGGTGGGATCACTCGCCGTCTCGACCCAGTAGCCGGTGAGCCGGCCGCTGCCCTTCGGCGCGTAGATCGCCAGGCCGTTGGGCACTGCCCGTTCGCTGCCGTCGGACGGGCCGTTCTCCACCCGCACGGCGGACCCGCCCGGCTCGCGGGCCAGCAGCGTGGACGAGCCGCCACCGTCCAGGTTGAGCGCGTGGGCGGCGCCCAGCTCGGCCATCATCCGGCCCATCTCGGTCTGGGTGACGCCACGGCTGTCCACCTGACGACCGTCCACCGTCAACATGATCATTTTCCGACCGTCGGCGCTGAAGCCGACCGAGGTGCGCGGGGCCAGCGTGGGATCGGCGATGGTCTGCACGACGCCGTCGCGGACCAGGACGTTCCCGCCGCCGACCGCCGCCCGCAGCTCGCTGCCGTCGGACGGCTTCGGCCGCCAGGCCACCATCACCGGGTCACCGGGACGGAGCCCGGCGAGGGCGTCCGCGCCGGCGTCACGGCCGAGCAGCACGGTGCCACCGGCGACGATCGGGCCACTGCCGGCGGCGTCCGTCACTGCGGCCACCCGCCCGCCGGTCACGGTGACCTCGACCACCCGGGCCGCGCCCTCGACGGCACGCTGCCGGGAGTACGTCCCCCACAGCTCGGTGAACGCGCCTATGCCGTCGGCCTGTACCAGGTTGTTGAACTGGGTCAGCGGGACCGGTCCGGTGGGCAGGGTGGCGGTGCCGTCGAAGTTCACCTCGATCACCCGGCCGAGCCCGTTCGCCGTGATCGCCACCGCGTTGCGGTGGCCGCTGACCGCGGACTGGATCAGCTCGCCGTCGCGAACACCGACGCCCTGGGCAGCGCCCGAGTTGTTGATGTCGAAGAAGTCGCCGTTCACCGCGGCGACCGCGCGCGAGCCGTCCACCGCCGTCCGCAGTGGTTCGGCCCGGCTGACCGCCCCGGAGTTGACGTAGTCGACGGTGGATCCGCCGGCGAGGTCGGTGGTGAGCGCGTCGGCACGCAGCCAGCCCTCGGCGTCGTACCTGTCGAAGGAGGTGAGTTGCACGCCCGGCGCGACCGGCCGGGTGGTCCTCGCGGTCTCCAGGCCGCCGGCCGGTTCCAGACCGCCGGCGGCGGGGCTGGGCGAGCCGACCGTGGCCGGGGCGACGACGGCCCGGGGCGCGGGTGCGGCGGTGGCCGGCGCCGGCGCGGCGGCCAGGGCGAGCAGCGGCGTCAGCAGTAGGGCGACGGTGCGGTGGGCGGATCGTCTGCGGGTACGCATGGACGACAGTCAACCCGGCCGTGAATAGAAGTTTCAAGGCCTGTTGACCGAAGCGAAGGAAAATTCCATGAACGGACGCGACGAAGGGGCACGGCCGACGCGGCCGTGCCCCTTCGTCGTCGGTCACCAGGGGTTGGTTACTCCCCCGGCGTCGACTTCGCGATCTGCATCAGGAACTCGATGTTGGTCCGGGACTGCTTGAGGCGGTCCAGCAGGAGATCCATCGCGGCCTGCGAGTCCAGCGAGTGCAGCACCTTGCGGAGCTTGTGGATGATGGCCAGCTCCTCCGGCGCGAGCAGGACCTCTTCCTTCCGGGTGCCGGACGGGTTGATGTCGATGGCCGGGAACGTCCGCTTGTCGGCGATCTTCCGGTCCAGCTTCAACTCGGCGTTACCGGTGCCCTTGAACTCCTCGAAGATGACCGTGTCGGCCATCGACCCGGTCTCCACCAGCGCGGTGGCGATGATGGTCAGCGACCCGCCGTTCTCGATGTTGCGGGCCGCGCCGAGGAAGCGCTTCGGCGGGTAGAGGGCCGTGGAGTCGATACCACCCGACATGATCCGGCCGCTGGCCGGCGCCGCCAGGTTGTACGACCGACCGAGCCGGGTCACCGAGTCGAGCAGCACGACCACGTCGTGGCCCAGCTCGACCAGCCGCTTGGCGCGCTCGATGGCCAGCTCCGCCACCGTGGTGTGGTCCTGCGGCGGACGGTCGAACGTGGCCGCGATGACCTCGCCCTTGATCGACCGCTGCATGTCGGTGACCTCTTCGGGTCGCTCGTCCACCAGCACCACCATCAGGTGGCACTCCGGGTTGTTACGGGTGATCGCGTTCGCGATCGCCTGCAACACCATCGTCTTACCCGCCTTCGGCGGCGACTGGATGAGTGCCCGCTGACCCTTGCCGATCGGCATGACCAGGTCGATGACCCGGGTGGTCAGGATGTGCGGCTCGGTCTCCAGCCGCAGGCGCTCCTGCGGGTAGAGCGGGGTGAGCTTGTAGAACTCGGGACGACGCCGGGCCTCCTCCGGCTCCATCCCGTTGATCGTGTCCAGCCGCATCAGCGGGTTGTACTTGTCGCGCCGCTGGTCGCCGCTGTTGCCGCCCTCGCGGGCCGCCCGCACCGCGCCGGTGATCGCGTCACCGCGGCGCAGGCCGTACTTCTTGATCTGGGACATCGAGACGTACACGTCGTTCGGGCCGGCCAGGTATCCGGTCGTCCGCACGAAGGCGTAGTTGTCGAGCACGTCGATGATGCCGGCTACCGGAACGAGAACGTCGTCCTCGCCGACCTGCGGCTCACGACCGCCGCTGTCGCCACCGCCCTCGGCACGCTCGCCACGGCCCCGGCGACGGTCCCGGAAGCGGCTGCGCCGTCCGCGCCGGCCGCCGCCCTCGCCGTCCTCGTCGTCGCTGTCCCGCTCGGCACGCTGACCACGGTCGTTACGGTCACCGCGGTCGTTGCGGTCGTTACGCTCGGCACGCT
It contains:
- a CDS encoding phosphodiester glycosidase family protein yields the protein MRTRRRSAHRTVALLLTPLLALAAAPAPATAAPAPRAVVAPATVGSPSPAAGGLEPAGGLETARTTRPVAPGVQLTSFDRYDAEGWLRADALTTDLAGGSTVDYVNSGAVSRAEPLRTAVDGSRAVAAVNGDFFDINNSGAAQGVGVRDGELIQSAVSGHRNAVAITANGLGRVIEVNFDGTATLPTGPVPLTQFNNLVQADGIGAFTELWGTYSRQRAVEGAARVVEVTVTGGRVAAVTDAAGSGPIVAGGTVLLGRDAGADALAGLRPGDPVMVAWRPKPSDGSELRAAVGGGNVLVRDGVVQTIADPTLAPRTSVGFSADGRKMIMLTVDGRQVDSRGVTQTEMGRMMAELGAAHALNLDGGGSSTLLAREPGGSAVRVENGPSDGSERAVPNGLAIYAPKGSGRLTGYWVETASDPTAAPGVSPVRGGRPDRVFPGLTRTLTAAGYDETYGPAAGAPDWRVTPAVRGRVDRDGVFRAGAPGAGTVTAARGRATGSLNLTVLGPLARVGTTVPRVGLTGRDGTAVLGVVGYDAEGDTAPIEPGDVTVDYDRDLLRITPTDDGNLTVTALRDAGSALVTVHVGGQRTVLPVTVGLTDVPVAGFDDAASWRFSQARASGSVAPAAGHTGTGLLMSYDFSQSTGTRAAYADPPAWIEVPGQPQAFGMWIHGNGTGEWPSLHLHDAQDTQHVLRGPLITWTGWRYVEFAVPAGVQYPVRVRRFYVAETNAAAQYTSEVIIDDLVARVPSTVEVPAVAPRTDRVVVRDGTVDGAPWRFAVLSDAQFVAADPDSDLVAQARRTLREVKAARPDFLVINGDFVDTAYPADFALAKRILDEELGDALPWYYVPGNHEIMGAPISNFAAAFGATSRVFDHNGTRFVTLNSSTGTLRGGGFDQVRMLREALDAAATDRRVGSVVVLHHHPARDPSPAQASQLTDRKEAALLEQWLADFQHRTGKGALFVGGHVGTFHADRVDGVPYVINGNAGKTPSTPAEQGGFTGWTEFGVDPVTPAEADRARRDPLGEGPRWVDAEFHAHTDRLALNAPASVAVGTPARVTATLTQPGGRTVPVAAPVSADWSASPGVHVGAAAGLRQWHTAHFDPATGTLTALRPSAPVRLTVAVNGVLAEVGITVTR
- the rho gene encoding transcription termination factor Rho, with the translated sequence MSDTTDVTSDVSNVAGDATAAAPARRRRSGTGLSAMLLPELQSLAASLGISGTARMRKGELIAAISERQGGNAAGTPRPRAEVAAAAAPAREGVRAEVRETADRPAAEGRSAEQAPAEPAAETETRGRTRRSRSAAAEARTTETRAAEARPTESRADEAEAGERADRGEIRRERPERAERPERAERNERGERADRGERNDRGERADRGERAERNDRGERADRGERAERNDRSERADRGERAERNDRNDRGDRNDRGQRAERDSDDEDGEGGGRRGRRSRFRDRRRGRGERAEGGGDSGGREPQVGEDDVLVPVAGIIDVLDNYAFVRTTGYLAGPNDVYVSMSQIKKYGLRRGDAITGAVRAAREGGNSGDQRRDKYNPLMRLDTINGMEPEEARRRPEFYKLTPLYPQERLRLETEPHILTTRVIDLVMPIGKGQRALIQSPPKAGKTMVLQAIANAITRNNPECHLMVVLVDERPEEVTDMQRSIKGEVIAATFDRPPQDHTTVAELAIERAKRLVELGHDVVVLLDSVTRLGRSYNLAAPASGRIMSGGIDSTALYPPKRFLGAARNIENGGSLTIIATALVETGSMADTVIFEEFKGTGNAELKLDRKIADKRTFPAIDINPSGTRKEEVLLAPEELAIIHKLRKVLHSLDSQAAMDLLLDRLKQSRTNIEFLMQIAKSTPGE